A window of the Thermodesulforhabdus norvegica genome harbors these coding sequences:
- the epmA gene encoding EF-P lysine aminoacylase EpmA — protein sequence MWSGLDQSDGLIPERNITFIAKRAEILKCLRRFFWDRGFLEVETPLITSEPAPEAHIEPLRCELGWLITSPELHMKRLIASGLEKIFQITRVFRKGELGKKHLPEFTMLEWYRAGESYEALIEDCRDLISFVAFELNLPSPFAYEGKLLRHNNGLSVITVEEAFLRWAGWNPVRKPDPDRFYVDLVEKVEPQMGIPDPTVLKDYPASESALARLKENDPMVCERFELYWGGLELANGFSELTDPIEQRRRFEQVLSARSEGSLPPLPVPKKFLSALSSLPPCAGIALGVDRLVMIITGAAKIGEVVAFSEDFYENSRRAETCL from the coding sequence ATGTGGAGCGGGTTGGATCAAAGTGACGGTTTGATTCCCGAAAGAAATATTACCTTTATCGCGAAAAGGGCGGAGATTTTGAAGTGCCTCCGCCGTTTTTTTTGGGACAGGGGATTCCTTGAAGTTGAAACCCCCCTGATCACCAGTGAACCTGCCCCTGAAGCTCATATTGAACCGCTCAGGTGTGAACTCGGATGGCTGATAACAAGCCCCGAACTCCACATGAAACGGCTTATTGCTTCGGGCCTTGAGAAAATTTTTCAGATTACCAGGGTATTTCGAAAGGGAGAGCTGGGCAAAAAACATCTTCCTGAGTTCACCATGCTCGAGTGGTACAGAGCGGGAGAAAGCTATGAGGCTTTGATCGAGGATTGCAGGGATCTCATCAGTTTTGTTGCCTTTGAGCTGAACCTTCCGTCTCCCTTCGCCTACGAGGGGAAGTTATTGAGACACAATAACGGCCTTTCCGTGATAACCGTGGAAGAAGCCTTTTTAAGGTGGGCGGGATGGAACCCCGTCCGAAAGCCCGATCCGGACAGGTTTTATGTCGATCTCGTCGAAAAGGTTGAACCCCAAATGGGTATTCCCGATCCTACGGTACTGAAGGATTATCCTGCTTCGGAATCGGCTCTGGCCAGACTTAAAGAAAACGATCCAATGGTGTGTGAGAGGTTTGAGCTTTACTGGGGAGGGCTGGAACTGGCGAACGGGTTCTCCGAATTAACGGACCCGATCGAGCAACGTCGAAGGTTCGAACAGGTCCTTTCAGCAAGATCTGAGGGTTCACTGCCGCCTTTGCCTGTACCGAAAAAATTCCTTTCGGCTCTTTCAAGCCTTCCGCCCTGTGCCGGAATTGCCCTGGGGGTGGATCGTCTGGTAATGATTATAACGGGTGCTGCAAAGATTGGAGAGGTGGTGGCCTTCTCGGAGGATTTTTATGAAAATTCCCGAAGGGCAGAAACATGTTTATGA
- a CDS encoding DUF1285 domain-containing protein, with translation MKIPEGQKHVYDYYIDEHGQWFCEGNPVLDRQLLRMLSRSLFEEEGKYFLRCEGEIHPVRVADAPLWVRYVHIQLSDDGGIETLEIELTDGRKEELRVDTLRIKDNRALYCLATKKNLKARFSKTAYYELARYIEWDEDTRRYFVQISGKKYYIAEGDLCHDQKHRSFH, from the coding sequence ATGAAAATTCCCGAAGGGCAGAAACATGTTTATGACTACTACATTGATGAGCACGGACAGTGGTTTTGTGAAGGTAATCCCGTTCTCGACAGACAGCTTTTGAGAATGCTCAGCCGTTCTCTTTTTGAAGAAGAGGGGAAATACTTTTTGAGATGTGAGGGTGAAATCCATCCTGTGAGGGTTGCCGATGCTCCACTCTGGGTACGCTATGTGCACATCCAATTATCGGATGACGGTGGGATTGAGACCCTAGAGATAGAGTTGACAGATGGAAGAAAAGAAGAACTCAGAGTGGATACACTCAGGATTAAAGACAATAGGGCCCTCTACTGTCTCGCCACGAAAAAGAACCTTAAGGCACGTTTTTCTAAAACCGCTTACTACGAACTCGCCCGTTACATTGAGTGGGATGAGGATACTCGGAGATACTTTGTTCAGATCTCGGGAAAAAAATATTACATAGCAGAAGGGGATCTGTGCCACGATCAGAAGCACAGATCCTTTCACTAA
- a CDS encoding DsbC family protein: protein MNLKRAFAFGTFAVMITLVVMAGAAGECPNAQVVHDGILKVFGRDFEVKDVIPSPISGICEAHVMVGGRYNILYVDSTGTYFFAGNLIEIATKKNLTQETLQSLNKLTAEDVKKLKELVAFTIGKKGPELFFVTDPQCPYCKKGLPIIKKLASEGKLQAHVLLFPLSFHKGAKEQSISIVCDKKGLEGLEAQYESENQCDKGKKLVEETVAFLQSKGVRGTPSYIFPNGNLHVGLIGSEDELLKMVQEESN, encoded by the coding sequence ATGAATCTTAAGAGAGCGTTCGCTTTCGGTACTTTTGCGGTGATGATCACTCTGGTGGTGATGGCCGGGGCTGCAGGAGAATGCCCGAATGCTCAGGTTGTTCACGACGGCATTCTGAAAGTTTTCGGCAGAGACTTCGAAGTAAAAGATGTAATACCCTCCCCCATTTCAGGCATCTGCGAAGCTCACGTTATGGTAGGCGGCCGATACAACATACTTTATGTTGACTCAACAGGCACATACTTCTTTGCGGGCAACCTGATTGAAATAGCCACAAAGAAAAATTTGACCCAGGAGACCCTTCAGAGCCTTAACAAACTAACTGCGGAAGACGTAAAAAAACTCAAAGAACTGGTGGCCTTCACAATTGGAAAGAAGGGTCCCGAGCTTTTCTTCGTGACCGATCCTCAATGCCCGTACTGTAAAAAGGGTTTGCCGATAATTAAAAAACTCGCTTCCGAGGGAAAGCTTCAGGCCCACGTTCTGCTCTTTCCCCTGTCTTTTCATAAGGGAGCAAAGGAACAGAGTATCTCTATAGTATGTGACAAAAAGGGGCTGGAAGGTCTGGAGGCTCAATATGAGTCCGAAAATCAGTGTGATAAAGGGAAAAAGCTGGTTGAAGAAACCGTGGCGTTTCTCCAGTCCAAAGGCGTGAGAGGAACGCCTTCCTATATTTTCCCAAACGGTAATCTCCACGTCGGACTTATAGGGTCTGAAGATGAACTTTTGAAGATGGTGCAGGAAGAATCGAACTAA
- a CDS encoding efflux RND transporter permease subunit, with protein MGNRFLQAVLKYRWLVVIITLIVTFSTAFFIPRMKIDTDPENMLSSGEPVRVFHNEVKRRFALWDMIVLGIVDESSPDGVFRPETLGKIYRITKSITAIPGVIVQDVLAPSTVDDIIQAGPGSVRFRYLMQKPPETREEALHIRDRALANPLFRDTLVSSDGKALVIYVPIEEKKIAHRVGTEIEKIIAKEAGGTESYHLTGLPIAEDTFGYEMFYQMRVSAPMAGVVIFVLLWMFFRNLTLILAPMLVAVLTVIVTMGLLVACGFTVHIMSSMIPIFLMPISVADSVHLLSMFFDLYGRYRDRKKTLEAVMSELFVPMLYTSITTMVGFASLTLTPIPPIRVFGAFVALGVGVAWVLTVTLIPAYVMIFLPERRIKAFKRHDSGRESNIFNRILIFLGRWIPGHAKVVLGVSTVIFIWSCIGISRIVINDNPVKWFARSHPIRIADEVLNEHFGGTYEAYLVLDMPYGREEFTHTLSRIKAFLNSSRKEEAGRILEFLKELEGELDELEKKHASTANIAGLLKEFKDLALRLDEKLPADLTDEEWNVWDSVMQKIEDERSSLELAKSPEILRYLEKLQASVVAHPKVGKINALTDIVKKVHQELFEGRKDMAIIPDSRAAVAQCLFSYQGSHDPEDLWHFVTPDYRSLNLWFQLKRGIIGIWNPYAGPLRTSFRTILLLYL; from the coding sequence ATGGGCAATCGATTTTTACAGGCCGTATTGAAATACAGGTGGCTTGTTGTTATCATCACGCTCATCGTTACGTTTTCAACGGCTTTTTTCATCCCCCGTATGAAAATCGATACGGATCCCGAAAATATGCTTTCTTCCGGTGAACCTGTCAGAGTATTCCACAACGAGGTAAAACGCAGGTTTGCTCTCTGGGATATGATAGTTCTCGGTATTGTTGATGAAAGTTCACCGGACGGGGTGTTCAGGCCGGAAACCCTGGGAAAAATTTATCGTATCACAAAATCTATCACGGCAATTCCGGGAGTGATAGTTCAGGACGTACTTGCACCTTCGACGGTAGATGACATAATCCAGGCAGGGCCCGGTTCCGTAAGGTTCAGGTACCTTATGCAGAAGCCTCCAGAAACCCGGGAAGAAGCGCTCCACATAAGGGATCGAGCACTGGCCAACCCCCTTTTTCGTGATACCCTTGTCAGTTCCGACGGGAAAGCTCTGGTCATCTATGTTCCCATAGAAGAAAAGAAAATAGCCCACCGGGTGGGAACGGAAATAGAAAAGATAATTGCAAAAGAAGCCGGCGGAACGGAGTCGTATCACCTCACGGGGCTGCCGATAGCGGAAGATACCTTCGGTTATGAGATGTTTTATCAGATGAGAGTTTCTGCACCAATGGCCGGTGTGGTTATTTTCGTCCTCCTGTGGATGTTCTTCAGAAATCTGACTTTAATCCTGGCCCCAATGCTTGTGGCCGTTTTAACCGTTATAGTCACGATGGGGCTTCTCGTGGCCTGCGGATTTACGGTTCATATCATGAGCTCTATGATACCGATATTCCTGATGCCCATATCAGTAGCGGACTCTGTGCACCTGCTGTCCATGTTCTTCGATCTTTACGGGAGGTACCGGGATAGAAAGAAAACCCTGGAAGCCGTAATGTCCGAACTTTTCGTTCCCATGCTTTACACCAGCATTACAACGATGGTGGGCTTTGCGAGCCTTACCCTTACGCCTATACCGCCCATCAGGGTCTTCGGTGCTTTTGTTGCTTTGGGCGTGGGTGTTGCCTGGGTACTTACGGTGACGTTGATTCCTGCCTATGTGATGATCTTTCTTCCCGAAAGAAGGATAAAGGCCTTCAAGAGGCATGATAGCGGCCGGGAAAGCAACATTTTTAACAGAATACTGATCTTTTTGGGCAGATGGATTCCCGGGCACGCGAAGGTTGTCCTGGGGGTATCGACGGTCATTTTTATATGGTCCTGTATCGGTATTTCGAGAATTGTGATCAACGACAACCCGGTTAAGTGGTTTGCCAGAAGCCACCCAATACGAATTGCCGATGAAGTGCTGAATGAGCATTTCGGCGGCACCTATGAGGCCTACCTTGTTCTGGACATGCCCTATGGCAGGGAGGAATTCACACATACCCTTTCCAGAATAAAGGCTTTTCTCAATTCTTCCCGAAAAGAGGAAGCCGGCAGGATTTTGGAGTTCTTGAAAGAACTGGAAGGCGAGCTCGATGAGCTTGAAAAAAAACATGCGTCCACTGCGAATATCGCAGGCCTTCTGAAAGAGTTCAAGGATTTAGCCCTTCGACTGGATGAAAAACTACCTGCCGACCTGACCGATGAAGAGTGGAATGTCTGGGACTCGGTTATGCAGAAAATAGAAGATGAAAGGTCTTCTTTAGAACTTGCAAAAAGCCCGGAAATTCTGAGGTACCTGGAGAAATTGCAGGCTTCCGTGGTGGCTCATCCAAAGGTCGGAAAGATCAACGCCCTTACAGATATCGTTAAAAAGGTCCATCAGGAACTCTTTGAAGGACGTAAGGACATGGCAATTATCCCCGACTCCCGGGCCGCCGTGGCTCAGTGCCTGTTTTCCTACCAGGGCAGTCACGACCCGGAGGACCTCTGGCACTTCGTTACGCCGGATTACAGGAGCCTTAACCTGTGGTTTCAGCTGAAGAGGGGGATAATAGGGATATGGAATCCGTACGCAGGGCCGTTGAGGACTTCATTTCGAACAATCCTCCTCCTGTACCTATGA
- a CDS encoding MMPL family transporter, with protein sequence MESVRRAVEDFISNNPPPVPMTHRWAGLTYINVVWQNKMVTGMLKSLMGSFVVVFLIMSLLFRSVLWGILSMIPLTVTICFIYGIIGWVGKDYDMPVAVLSSLTLGMSIDFAIHFIQRSKEIYAKQGDWTETCFRMFGEPGRAISRNAVVIALGFLPLLFAHLIPYRTVGFLIASIMMVSGIATLIILPSMVTVFEKLLFRRTTNSKEVVK encoded by the coding sequence ATGGAATCCGTACGCAGGGCCGTTGAGGACTTCATTTCGAACAATCCTCCTCCTGTACCTATGACCCATCGATGGGCCGGCCTTACTTACATAAACGTGGTCTGGCAAAACAAAATGGTAACGGGGATGTTGAAAAGCCTGATGGGAAGCTTCGTTGTGGTTTTCCTGATCATGTCTTTGCTTTTCAGATCGGTCCTATGGGGTATACTGTCGATGATTCCCCTGACTGTCACCATTTGCTTTATCTACGGAATAATAGGCTGGGTTGGAAAAGACTACGACATGCCCGTTGCGGTTCTTTCCAGCCTAACCCTTGGAATGAGCATAGACTTTGCCATCCATTTTATTCAGCGAAGTAAGGAGATTTATGCAAAGCAGGGAGACTGGACCGAAACGTGTTTCAGGATGTTTGGCGAGCCCGGCAGAGCCATCAGCAGGAATGCCGTTGTAATAGCCCTGGGATTTTTGCCTCTTCTTTTTGCCCACCTGATACCGTACCGAACCGTCGGGTTTTTGATTGCCAGCATAATGATGGTCTCAGGAATTGCAACCTTGATTATACTTCCTTCGATGGTCACGGTGTTTGAGAAGCTCCTGTTCAGGAGGACCACTAATAGTAAGGAGGTTGTGAAATGA
- a CDS encoding outer membrane lipoprotein-sorting protein, giving the protein MKKKGYGKGIITAFFLCILLIPFSPVFSSMAVEEIVNRANIASYYAGDDGIADAEMKIYDSQGRVRERQFRIIRKDLEDGGDQFYYVYFFEPGDVRKTVFMVHKHTDRDDDRWLYLPALDLVKRIAASDKRTSFVGSHFFYEDVSGRSPEDDRHELIEETEAHYVLKNIPKDADIVEFSSYTVWIDKNTFLPMKAEYLDKNGKLYRRMTVEDVSVIQGFPTVIKAKMEDLNSGGYTEMRFRSVKYNVNVPEDIFSERYLRRPPRQYIRR; this is encoded by the coding sequence ATGAAAAAGAAAGGTTACGGTAAAGGTATAATTACGGCTTTTTTTCTGTGCATCCTGCTGATCCCTTTTTCGCCGGTTTTTTCTTCCATGGCGGTTGAAGAAATAGTCAACCGGGCAAACATTGCATCCTATTACGCAGGAGATGACGGTATTGCGGATGCTGAAATGAAAATATACGACTCTCAGGGGAGAGTTAGGGAAAGACAGTTTAGAATAATACGTAAAGACCTGGAAGATGGTGGGGATCAGTTTTACTACGTTTATTTCTTCGAACCGGGGGATGTGAGGAAGACTGTTTTTATGGTTCATAAGCATACCGATCGAGACGATGACAGGTGGCTGTATCTGCCGGCTCTGGATCTGGTAAAGCGTATTGCTGCGTCGGACAAAAGAACGAGCTTCGTGGGGTCTCATTTTTTCTACGAGGATGTCTCAGGCCGCTCTCCTGAAGACGACCGTCATGAACTTATTGAAGAAACCGAAGCCCATTACGTTTTGAAAAACATTCCCAAGGATGCAGATATTGTGGAATTCAGTTCATACACGGTGTGGATCGATAAGAACACCTTCCTTCCCATGAAGGCAGAATATCTGGACAAGAACGGGAAGCTGTACAGGCGGATGACCGTAGAAGATGTATCGGTAATTCAGGGCTTTCCGACCGTTATTAAGGCCAAGATGGAGGATCTGAACAGCGGTGGCTATACCGAGATGAGGTTTCGTAGTGTAAAGTACAACGTCAATGTACCGGAAGACATTTTTTCAGAGCGATATTTGAGAAGGCCTCCGAGGCAGTACATAAGGCGCTGA
- a CDS encoding DUF1302 family protein: MKRRVKLLVLLVFVALPGIGRCADSAGASIGECLENVIRYVKGFMEVSGASRVAGEDAAETRWLLGEVRLQLDYTRDLSDFTLSIRPEFVVDGVDREVHLDLREAYVLLPFPSLDLKLGRQIITWGTGDFVFLNDVFPKDWQSFFIGRDDEYLKKPANAVRWTFYFDLVSLDVAWIPFFTGDTFVSGERLSYYDFMKGEISGPENPEIDPDYPARCPTSGEIAGRIFKTFGSWETSLYGYRGRWGQPLGYDPGDDENVFPRLEVWGGSFRGPAFGGIINGEFAWYRSLDDLDGDNPYMPNSEIRWLIGYSKDVAPDQTLGVQAYVEHLLNFGEYEESGGKRDRERLWLTLRYTGLFMRQNLTVSFFGFFSPLEEDMYLRPKLSYKYSDAVTLVLGANIFYGNDDDTFFGQFEGNTNVYARIRYYF; the protein is encoded by the coding sequence ATGAAGCGTAGGGTTAAGTTGCTTGTGCTGTTGGTGTTTGTCGCTCTGCCCGGGATTGGCCGGTGCGCCGATAGTGCGGGCGCGTCGATAGGAGAGTGTTTAGAAAATGTGATCCGGTATGTAAAAGGTTTTATGGAGGTTTCCGGGGCGTCTCGCGTCGCAGGTGAAGATGCTGCCGAAACCAGGTGGCTTCTGGGAGAAGTCAGGCTTCAGCTTGATTATACCCGGGATCTTTCCGACTTCACTTTATCGATCAGGCCTGAATTCGTCGTGGACGGTGTTGATCGAGAAGTGCACCTGGATTTGCGGGAAGCTTACGTGCTGCTGCCCTTTCCGTCTCTCGACCTCAAACTGGGACGTCAGATTATTACATGGGGTACGGGAGATTTCGTGTTCCTGAACGATGTTTTCCCAAAAGATTGGCAAAGCTTCTTCATCGGTCGTGATGACGAATACCTGAAGAAGCCGGCTAACGCGGTCAGATGGACCTTCTATTTCGATCTGGTATCCCTTGACGTTGCATGGATTCCCTTTTTTACCGGAGATACCTTCGTTTCCGGAGAGCGGCTTTCTTACTATGATTTTATGAAGGGCGAAATATCCGGACCCGAAAATCCGGAAATAGACCCCGATTATCCGGCACGCTGCCCTACCAGTGGAGAGATCGCTGGAAGAATCTTTAAGACCTTTGGTAGCTGGGAAACCTCTCTTTACGGCTATCGAGGCCGCTGGGGACAGCCTCTGGGCTACGATCCCGGAGATGACGAGAATGTTTTTCCCAGGCTTGAGGTATGGGGAGGTAGTTTCCGCGGCCCTGCTTTTGGTGGCATTATAAACGGTGAGTTTGCCTGGTACAGGAGCCTCGATGACCTCGATGGTGATAACCCCTACATGCCAAACTCAGAAATTAGATGGCTGATTGGATACAGCAAAGATGTTGCACCGGACCAGACACTTGGAGTGCAGGCTTACGTAGAACATCTGCTTAATTTCGGAGAATACGAGGAATCCGGCGGAAAGCGTGACCGTGAACGATTGTGGCTTACCCTCCGCTATACCGGCCTCTTTATGAGACAGAACCTGACGGTGTCCTTCTTTGGATTTTTTTCCCCTCTGGAAGAAGACATGTACCTTAGACCCAAGCTGTCTTATAAATATTCCGACGCCGTGACCCTTGTTCTAGGTGCAAACATATTTTACGGCAATGACGACGATACCTTTTTCGGGCAGTTTGAGGGAAACACCAACGTATACGCCAGAATACGATATTATTTTTAA
- a CDS encoding Nif3-like dinuclear metal center hexameric protein, translating into MLTVGRLLEWIDGFAPFEYAEEWDRVGLQVGRPDATVKAILVSLDVTEKVVEEADQLGCNCIVSHHPLIFRPAEAIREDIYPTDLVCELVRRNIALIVAHTNLDCSSEGTNAVLAEKLSLSDVLPVKSEMRPGRDVDYWGVGVVGTIRPTELEELVAEVSGLFGGVPLLWAGDGKRTVSKVGICSGSGGAFVDDFVTFGADCLITGEVKYHDIQKAVHGGLGLIMVGHYRSEVVALERVVENLRKRAKLEKIDVKVHLSEKEVCPVKYYLPRR; encoded by the coding sequence ATGTTGACCGTAGGGCGGCTTCTGGAATGGATTGATGGTTTTGCACCTTTTGAATATGCCGAGGAGTGGGATAGGGTAGGTCTTCAGGTTGGAAGGCCCGACGCTACTGTTAAGGCAATTTTGGTGTCCCTGGATGTTACCGAAAAGGTCGTGGAAGAGGCCGATCAGCTTGGATGCAATTGTATAGTCAGCCATCATCCACTCATTTTTCGGCCTGCCGAAGCGATACGTGAGGATATTTATCCCACCGATCTTGTGTGTGAGCTGGTCAGGCGGAATATTGCTCTCATTGTGGCCCATACCAATCTGGACTGTTCATCGGAAGGAACGAATGCCGTTCTGGCAGAAAAGCTTTCTCTTTCCGATGTCTTACCCGTAAAGTCCGAAATGCGCCCGGGAAGAGACGTAGATTACTGGGGCGTGGGTGTTGTTGGCACTATAAGGCCGACGGAGCTTGAGGAGCTGGTAGCTGAGGTATCGGGTTTGTTTGGCGGTGTTCCCCTGTTATGGGCAGGTGATGGAAAGAGGACTGTTTCCAAGGTGGGAATCTGCTCCGGAAGTGGAGGCGCCTTTGTTGACGATTTTGTAACCTTCGGGGCAGATTGCCTGATTACCGGTGAGGTGAAGTATCACGATATCCAGAAGGCGGTTCATGGTGGTCTGGGCCTGATCATGGTGGGGCACTACAGATCCGAAGTGGTGGCCCTGGAAAGGGTTGTCGAAAATCTTCGTAAAAGGGCTAAGTTAGAGAAGATTGACGTAAAGGTGCATCTGTCCGAAAAGGAAGTCTGTCCGGTAAAATATTATTTACCGCGGAGGTAA
- a CDS encoding zinc ribbon domain-containing protein has translation MNEQLKLLVQLQALEDAKKRLMREKEESPRRRAQLEKEFQAFEADVVMKKAELENLKKLHRQLEKDIALLEERLKRARQKEGEVKTNREYRALLKEQEELRQDIVDKEDRLLECMESIEALTGEVKELEKELKARRDKLTEELLALDRGIEEIDKKILHLERLQEEIKARLEPQIRKRCEFLLVRHDGVAVAPVERGVCKVCYMSIPPQLFIELQKDQSIMHCPHCHRYIYWPGHEEYVEAVEQILEVHVNN, from the coding sequence TTGAACGAGCAATTGAAGCTTCTGGTACAATTACAGGCCCTTGAAGATGCCAAGAAAAGGCTTATGCGTGAAAAGGAAGAGTCGCCCAGAAGAAGAGCTCAGCTGGAAAAAGAATTTCAGGCCTTTGAGGCCGATGTTGTCATGAAGAAGGCCGAGCTGGAAAATCTAAAGAAGCTTCACAGACAGCTGGAAAAAGATATTGCCTTACTGGAGGAACGCCTGAAAAGAGCGCGACAGAAGGAGGGTGAGGTAAAAACCAACAGGGAATACCGGGCACTGCTCAAAGAGCAGGAGGAATTGAGACAGGACATAGTGGATAAAGAAGACCGATTGCTTGAATGCATGGAGAGCATTGAGGCGCTGACCGGGGAGGTTAAAGAGCTTGAGAAGGAGTTGAAGGCTCGCAGAGACAAGCTGACCGAAGAGCTCCTGGCGCTTGATCGAGGTATAGAGGAAATCGATAAAAAGATTTTACACCTGGAGCGCTTGCAGGAAGAAATCAAAGCCAGATTGGAACCGCAGATACGGAAAAGGTGTGAATTCCTCCTTGTTCGGCATGACGGTGTTGCCGTTGCGCCTGTCGAGCGTGGAGTTTGTAAGGTCTGCTACATGAGCATTCCTCCTCAGCTTTTTATAGAACTTCAGAAAGATCAATCTATTATGCATTGCCCCCATTGCCATCGCTATATTTACTGGCCCGGTCATGAAGAGTATGTTGAGGCGGTGGAGCAGATTCTTGAAGTGCATGTGAATAATTGA
- a CDS encoding ribose-phosphate diphosphokinase yields the protein MAMYGLKIFTGNSNPELARKICENLDIPLGRALVSTFSDGEIRVEIQENVRGADVFVVQSGAHPVNDHLVELLVMIDALKRASARRITAVMPYYSYARQDRKNKPRVPITARLVADLISRAGADRILTMDLHAGQIQGFFDIPVDNLYASPVLLPYIREHFDHDLVIVSPDAGGVPRARAYASRLNAGLALIDKRRADVNKAEAMNIIGDVAGKTAIILDDMVDTAGTLKEAAKTLIERGARSVHACVTHAVLSGPAIERIEESPIETLVVTDTLPLTPKAALCPKIKVVSASRLFSEAIRSIHNEDSISSLFEIQH from the coding sequence ATGGCGATGTACGGCCTGAAGATATTTACGGGTAACAGCAACCCCGAGCTTGCCAGGAAGATATGCGAAAATCTGGACATTCCTTTGGGACGGGCCCTGGTTTCCACCTTCAGCGATGGGGAAATCAGGGTTGAGATTCAGGAGAATGTTCGAGGAGCTGACGTGTTTGTCGTGCAATCCGGGGCTCATCCCGTAAATGATCACCTCGTGGAACTGCTGGTCATGATCGATGCTCTCAAAAGAGCTTCGGCAAGAAGAATTACGGCAGTGATGCCTTATTACAGCTATGCCCGCCAGGATCGCAAGAATAAACCTCGTGTTCCCATAACGGCTCGTCTGGTGGCCGACCTGATTTCACGCGCCGGAGCCGACCGTATCCTGACTATGGATCTCCATGCGGGGCAGATCCAGGGTTTTTTTGACATTCCCGTTGACAATCTCTATGCGTCGCCGGTTCTTCTCCCTTACATAAGAGAACACTTCGACCATGATCTCGTGATCGTGTCGCCCGACGCCGGTGGAGTACCTCGCGCCAGAGCCTATGCCAGCAGACTGAATGCAGGACTGGCCCTGATTGACAAACGCAGGGCAGACGTCAACAAGGCCGAAGCCATGAATATCATAGGCGACGTCGCCGGCAAAACGGCGATAATTCTGGACGATATGGTTGATACGGCGGGAACTCTTAAAGAAGCGGCAAAGACATTAATCGAGCGTGGTGCCCGGTCTGTACATGCCTGTGTAACCCATGCGGTACTTTCCGGACCGGCTATAGAACGCATTGAGGAATCTCCTATAGAAACGCTGGTTGTTACGGACACTCTGCCCCTTACTCCCAAGGCCGCTTTGTGTCCGAAGATTAAAGTCGTATCGGCATCCAGGCTTTTTTCCGAGGCCATTCGTAGCATTCATAACGAAGATTCCATAAGCTCTTTGTTTGAAATTCAACATTGA